A window from Mangifera indica cultivar Alphonso chromosome 2, CATAS_Mindica_2.1, whole genome shotgun sequence encodes these proteins:
- the LOC123204153 gene encoding probable disease resistance protein At4g27220, which produces MEIVTSVCGKVAEKVADGVFAAAGDQLGYLFHYNDNIQKLKKQVEKLRDSRDMVQKKIESAKRNGEIIFDIVQKWLPEVDDVSAKAEKFLEDEGKANKWCLNGWCINLGQRFRFSKEAKKHTLTIFDQLQELGKFESVSYPAPPSGIILSSQIINSGIFKSRNSLKKDIMKALIDANNISIIGICGMGGIGKTTLVKEIGHHVKGAKEYDVVAMAVVSQNPSIMKIQGEIADMLGLKSLPIHSELARAGSLWERIKQGKRVLIILDDVWEIIKLSEIGIPFGNDHRGCKILITSRNKDVCIGMDCQQIYNVETLSKQESWELFSKIAGSIVENSDINQIAREVTISCGGLPLAIVTTAGALKGKSIHGWKRAARRLESSTPEMEKKVFSSLKLSLDYLEEETKSLFLSCGLFPEDYEIPIEDLVRYWIGLKWFGDIDETIEDVRNKVYDIVSTLTSSFLLIEGYEGHVQMHDIVRDFAITIAPEYNHKFMVNAGIGLKEWPRRDTFKDFTCISLMANYIEELPNGLECPNLQALLLQKNQISVVPSSFFEKMTNLKVLNLGQIYIEALPDSLLFLTNLRTLEVSASKVVDLSIIGRLSKLEILSISDSILVKEIPSSFSQLTNLMLLDLTNTNLELIPYGIISSLQKLEELHINGNWNLVELCNGETPTQCFCKLRVLKVSWCRDLLNIAPSHLLQGLQNLQTLEVNWCKSLVYIFDCEKIKITKGETKLLSSLEYLNLSDLFEMSHMWKGDHQSISLHNLKSIKLFHCSKLIKLFSPTLLQSLICLEELDIENCYYLREIFEKKEAEDVELDHTITSPCLGNLTSINIYTCDSLEILFTPSIAKLLVKLKSLKLSFCSRIQEIITNEKGEKEKSSESIVFPRLEELNLFYLHSLTCFSSGSYTIEFPKLERLKISGCGKMKTFSFGEQVTPNLKEVRLDGTRRWNGNVNTTFEEYFNEQVYTTL; this is translated from the coding sequence ATGGAAATTGTCACTTCTGTTTGTGGGAAAGTAGCTGAGAAGGTAGCTGACGGTGTGTTCGCAGCTGCTGGTGATCAACTTGGTTATTTGTTTCACTACAATGACAacattcaaaaattgaaaaagcaagTTGAGAAGCTGAGGGATAGCAGAGACATGGTGCAAAAGAAAATCGAGTCTGCTAAAAGAAATGGAGAGATCATCTTTGATATTGTTCAAAAGTGGTTACCTGAAGTAGATGATGTTTCTGCAAAAGCTGAAAAGTTTTTGGAAGATGAAGGAAAAGCCAACAAATGGTGCCTCAATGGGTGGTGCATTAATCTCGGACAACGTTTTCGATTTAGTAAGGAGGCAAAAAAGCATACTCTAACGATTTTTGATCAACTTCAAGAATTAGGAAAGTTTGAGAGTGTGTCTTATCCTGCTCCTCCATCTGGAATTATATTGTCATCTCAGATAATTAATTCTGGCATATTCAAATCTAGAAATTCGCTTAAGAAGGACATTATGAAGGCCTTAATTGATGCTAACAATATCAGCATAATTGGAATATGTGGGATGGGGGGCATCGGTAAAACCACACTAGTTAAAGAAATTGGCCACCATGTAAAAGGAGCCAAGGAGTATGATGTTGTAGCGATGGCTGTTGTCTCTCAAAACCCCAGTATTATGAAGATTCAAGGTGAAATTGCTGACATGTTGGGTTTAAAATCTCTTCCGATTCATTCTGAATTGGCAAGAGCAGGTTCGTTGTGGGAGAGAATCAAGCAAGGGAAGCGGGTCCTTATAATATTAGACGATGTTTGGGAGATAATTAAATTGAGTGAGATCGGCATTCCTTTTGGGAATGACCATAGAGGctgtaaaattttaatcaccTCTCGAAACAAAGATGTATGTATTGGAATGGACTGCCAACAGATATATAATGTTGAAACTTTATCTAAACAAGAATCTTGGGAACTTTTTAGCAAGATTGCAGGCTCAATTGTTGAAAATTCTGATATAAATCAAATTGCAAGAGAGGTAACTATTAGTTGTGGGGGACTGCCACTTGCAATTGTGACAACAGCAGGTGCTTTAAAAGGGAAGAGCATCCATGGGTGGAAACGCGCAGCACGGCGACTTGAATCGTCTACCCCAGAAATGGAGAAAAAagttttttcatctttgaaaCTAAGCCTCGATTACttagaagaagagacaaaatcactttttttgTCTTGTGGCTTATTTCCAGAGGATTACGAAATTCCTATTGAAGATTTGGTAAGATATTGGATAGGTTTGAAGTGGTTTGGAGATATTGATGAGACAATTGAGGATGTCAGAAACAAAGTTTATGATATTGTAAGTACCCTaacctcttcttttctcttgattgAAGGATATGAAGGGCATGTACAAATGCATGATATTGTCCGTGATTTTGCAATAACTATAGCTCCTGAATACAACCATAAATTCATGGTAAATGCTGGAATTGGTCTAAAGGAGTGGCCACGTAGGGatacatttaaagattttacATGTATCTCATTGATGGCAAATTATATTGAGGAGCTACCTAATGGGTTGGAATGCCCAAATTTGCAAGCTTTGTTGCtgcaaaaaaatcaaatttcagtTGTCCCTAGTAGCTTCTTTGAGAAAATGACAAATCTCAAAGTTTTAAACTTGGGACAAATATACATCGAGGCATTGCCTGATTCACTTTTATTTCTCACAAATCTTAGAACATTAGAAGTTAGTGCTTCCAAAGTGGTTGATCTATCAATAATTGGAAGGCTAAGTAAACTTGAGATTCTTTCCATTTCTGATTCTATACTTGTTAAGGAGATCCCTTCATCCTTTAGTCAATTAACTAATCTCATGTTGTTAGATTTGACTAATACTAATTTAGAACTAATACCTTATGGCATTATATCTTCCCTTCAAAAGTTAGAGGAATTGCATATCAATGGAAATTGGAACCTTGTTGAATTATGTAATGGAGAAACTCCTACTCAATGTTTTTGTAAATTGAGAGTTTTGAAAGTTTCTTGGTGCAGAGACTTGTTAAATATTGCTCCAAGTCATTTGTTACAGGGGCTCCAAAATCTTCAAACTCTTGAAGTCAATTGGTGTAAATCATTggtgtatatatttgattgtgaaAAGATTAAGATTACAAAAGGAGAAACCAAGTTACTCTCGTCATTAgagtatttgaatttgagtGACTTATTTGAGATGTCACATATGTGGAAGGGAGACCATCAATCTATAAGCCTTCATAACTTGAAGAGCATAAAACTGTTTCATTGCTCaaagttaataaaactattttcacCAACTCTACTCCAAAGCCTTATTTGTTTGGAAGAACTAGATATAGAGAACTGCTATTATTTAAGGGAGATctttgagaagaaagaagcgGAAGATGTAGAGTTAGATCACACCATAACCTCCCCATGCTTGGGAAACCTGacttctataaatatatatacttgtGATAGTTTAGAAATCCTCTTCACTCCCTCAATTGCCAAACTCTTGGTGAAGTTGAAAAGCCTAAAGCTATCGTTCTGCTCAAGAATACAAGAAATAATCACaaatgagaaaggagaaaaagaaaagtcatCAGA